From a single Klebsiella quasivariicola genomic region:
- the tnpA gene encoding IS66-like element accessory protein TnpA, with translation MQKNMTPGRRKGCPNYSPEFKQQLVAASCEPGISISKLALENGINANLLFKWRQQWREGKLLLPSSESPQLLPVTLDATAVQPEPPAEDSELSICCEVTFRHGTLRLNGTVSEKLLTLLILELKR, from the coding sequence ATGCAGAAAAATATGACTCCCGGCAGGCGTAAAGGCTGCCCTAATTATTCTCCTGAGTTTAAACAGCAACTCGTTGCTGCCTCCTGCGAACCCGGGATATCCATCTCAAAACTGGCGCTTGAAAATGGCATTAATGCCAATCTGCTCTTTAAATGGCGCCAGCAGTGGCGCGAGGGAAAGCTGCTATTACCTTCCTCTGAGAGTCCTCAGTTACTTCCTGTGACTCTCGATGCCACCGCCGTACAACCAGAACCGCCCGCTGAGGACTCAGAGCTCAGCATCTGCTGTGAGGTAACGTTCCGGCACGGGACACTCCGCCTCAACGGCACTGTCAGCGAAAAGCTTCTGACTCTGCTGATACTGGAACTGAAGCGATGA
- the hxsB gene encoding His-Xaa-Ser system radical SAM maturase HxsB, giving the protein MELMPFNFDRLPNGRVFISNLAGFHHFINEQELLDLSDEQISAEQSNPLESKLFITNESSSAIAPYALSSAFAKRLMNELAIRPIFMIVPTLRCDHTCKYCQVSRASVNASGYDLDPDLIPHIISTIKKLSIPPYKIEIQGGEPLLRFDLIQSIYEQCTETLGSSDFEMVIASSLSVLNEDMLQWSRGRNITFSVSLDGEEVVHNSNRILGHGLAYSRTVSGVEAIKRSLGAGRVATVTTVTKDLIRHPESIVQAHLSLGLKDMFIRPVSPYGFAQKASFTFSMEEYFSFYASLIDEILKMNNEGIRVVEHSASIHLKRIFNPGFSGYADLKSPSGVVLNSILFNYDGRVYGSDESRMLQKVNPETEFSAGEVKTLSFSKSPYYNAVLSSSFNFALPGCDTCAYQPFCGADPCQNISVQGEPVGDRSRSTFCQYHKGMFRYLMNCISEGGPKAEMLKGWAYV; this is encoded by the coding sequence ATGGAATTGATGCCATTCAATTTTGACAGATTGCCTAATGGACGGGTTTTTATAAGCAACCTCGCAGGCTTTCATCACTTCATTAATGAGCAAGAGCTGCTTGATCTTTCTGATGAGCAAATCAGTGCGGAGCAATCAAACCCACTAGAAAGCAAGCTGTTCATAACCAACGAAAGCTCATCAGCTATTGCTCCCTATGCTTTAAGTTCTGCTTTTGCAAAAAGATTGATGAATGAACTGGCGATCAGGCCAATTTTCATGATTGTGCCCACATTGCGTTGCGACCATACCTGCAAGTATTGTCAGGTCAGTAGAGCTTCAGTGAACGCCTCTGGTTATGATCTAGATCCCGATCTCATCCCTCATATCATTTCGACTATCAAAAAACTATCGATACCACCTTACAAGATAGAGATACAGGGTGGAGAGCCACTCTTGCGGTTCGATTTAATTCAGTCTATCTATGAGCAATGTACTGAAACGTTGGGAAGCTCCGATTTTGAGATGGTGATAGCATCAAGCCTGTCTGTCTTGAATGAGGATATGCTTCAATGGTCGAGAGGCAGGAACATAACGTTCTCTGTTTCGCTTGATGGTGAGGAGGTTGTTCACAACAGTAATCGAATTCTTGGTCATGGGCTTGCTTACAGTAGAACAGTATCAGGAGTAGAGGCTATCAAACGGTCTTTAGGCGCTGGTCGCGTTGCAACGGTTACTACAGTTACTAAAGATCTTATCAGGCATCCTGAATCGATTGTCCAGGCTCACTTGTCTCTTGGCCTCAAGGACATGTTTATCCGACCTGTTAGTCCCTATGGGTTTGCACAAAAAGCATCGTTCACATTTTCTATGGAGGAATACTTCAGTTTCTATGCCTCGTTGATAGATGAAATCCTTAAGATGAATAATGAAGGGATAAGGGTTGTGGAACATTCGGCCTCCATTCATCTGAAAAGGATCTTCAATCCCGGCTTTAGTGGTTATGCGGATTTAAAGTCGCCAAGCGGGGTCGTGCTTAACAGTATTCTTTTCAATTATGACGGTCGAGTATATGGTAGCGATGAGAGCCGTATGTTGCAGAAGGTGAACCCTGAAACGGAGTTCAGTGCGGGTGAGGTTAAAACGCTATCATTTTCTAAGAGTCCTTACTATAACGCAGTGTTGAGTTCATCGTTCAATTTTGCTCTGCCGGGTTGTGATACATGTGCATATCAACCATTTTGCGGTGCAGATCCATGCCAGAACATAAGTGTACAGGGTGAGCCTGTCGGTGATAGGAGTCGTTCAACGTTTTGTCAGTATCACAAGGGGATGTTCAGGTATCTGATGAACTGCATCTCAGAAGGTGGTCCGAAGGCTGAGATGCTAAAAGGATGGGCATATGTCTGA
- the tnpB gene encoding IS66 family insertion sequence element accessory protein TnpB (TnpB, as the term is used for proteins encoded by IS66 family insertion elements, is considered an accessory protein, since TnpC, encoded by a neighboring gene, is a DDE family transposase.) has translation MIPLPTGIKIWLVAGITDMRNGFNGLAAKVQTALKDEPMSGHVFIFRGRSGSQVKLLWSTGDGLCLLTKRLERGRFAWPSARDGKVFLTPAQLAMLLEGIDWRQPKRLLTSLTML, from the coding sequence ATGATCCCGCTACCAACAGGCATCAAAATCTGGCTGGTTGCCGGTATTACCGATATGAGAAACGGCTTCAACGGGCTGGCTGCAAAAGTGCAGACGGCGCTGAAAGACGAACCGATGTCCGGCCATGTCTTCATCTTCCGGGGCCGCAGCGGCAGTCAGGTTAAACTTCTGTGGTCCACCGGCGACGGGCTGTGCCTGCTGACCAAACGGCTGGAGCGCGGGCGCTTCGCCTGGCCGTCAGCTCGCGATGGCAAAGTGTTCCTGACCCCGGCGCAGCTGGCAATGCTGCTGGAAGGCATCGACTGGCGACAGCCGAAGCGGTTGCTGACCTCCCTGACCATGCTGTAG
- the trx-GI gene encoding heat resistance system thioredoxin Trx-GI, whose protein sequence is MKNDLHLVCPHCQSINRVPTAKLSEHPNCGRCQQPLFTGEPIELTTATFSRHVERSDLPLLVDFWAPWCGPCKMMAPQFQQAAHQLEPRIRLAKVNTEAEPHLAAQFGIRSIPTLALFQGGREIARQAGAMGAQDIVRWTSTQVGR, encoded by the coding sequence ATGAAGAATGATCTTCACCTCGTCTGCCCGCATTGCCAGTCCATCAACCGCGTACCGACTGCGAAGCTATCGGAACATCCCAACTGTGGCCGCTGCCAGCAGCCCTTGTTCACGGGCGAGCCCATCGAGTTGACTACGGCGACGTTCTCGCGCCACGTGGAGCGCAGCGATCTGCCGCTGCTGGTCGATTTCTGGGCGCCATGGTGCGGGCCGTGCAAGATGATGGCGCCACAGTTCCAGCAAGCGGCGCACCAGCTCGAACCGAGGATCCGGCTGGCGAAGGTGAATACCGAGGCTGAGCCCCACCTGGCCGCGCAGTTCGGTATCCGCAGCATCCCGACGCTCGCCCTGTTCCAGGGTGGGCGGGAGATCGCCCGTCAGGCCGGCGCGATGGGCGCGCAGGACATCGTGCGCTGGACGTCGACGCAAGTGGGGCGCTGA
- the hxsC gene encoding His-Xaa-Ser system radical SAM maturase HxsC codes for MSEVIRNDIFHFASKKNVPTGFYRLCKQKPMNPLFFLPNLLVVAEGNNDAIQPCFDFSVISTELYESIEDGDIGIINNGNMIRVILSRRANHNTVLVTERCNNLCLFCSQPPKKSNDDWLLTQSALAIASFGLDGVVGVSGGEPLLYGDDFLHFIDFIIENSPDTALHVLTNGRKFSDINFTQEMAKRSKKIKITFGIPLYSSRPLVHDHLVGNDGAFNETVKGLINAGNSGINIELRVIPTLANYTELDDIVEFVGRVFSNINQISLMGLESIGWARKNWSTIFIEHSSYSEKIISAIDAAHRSGIPLTIFNYPLCHLPERAWELAAQSISDWKNYYPKECDECTQKSSCTGYFSSSTGRFHQPPRPIL; via the coding sequence ATGTCTGAGGTTATTAGGAACGATATCTTTCATTTTGCTTCAAAAAAGAATGTGCCCACGGGGTTCTATCGGTTATGCAAACAAAAACCAATGAACCCTTTATTCTTTTTACCCAATTTACTGGTAGTTGCTGAAGGCAATAATGATGCCATTCAACCATGCTTTGATTTCTCTGTTATTAGCACTGAATTATATGAGTCAATTGAAGATGGAGATATTGGGATAATCAACAATGGCAATATGATACGCGTAATTCTGTCCCGCAGAGCCAATCATAATACTGTCTTAGTAACGGAACGCTGCAATAACTTGTGTCTGTTTTGTTCGCAGCCACCTAAGAAATCAAATGATGACTGGCTACTTACCCAATCAGCTCTTGCTATAGCTTCATTTGGTTTGGATGGAGTTGTTGGGGTCAGCGGTGGAGAACCTTTGCTGTATGGAGATGATTTCCTTCACTTCATTGATTTTATCATCGAGAATTCACCAGATACTGCTTTGCATGTTTTAACAAACGGACGCAAATTTTCTGATATCAACTTTACTCAGGAAATGGCAAAGCGAAGCAAAAAGATAAAAATCACCTTTGGTATCCCGCTCTACTCATCAAGACCACTTGTGCATGATCATCTGGTAGGGAATGATGGCGCATTTAATGAAACGGTTAAGGGATTAATTAATGCAGGAAACTCAGGGATTAATATCGAACTTAGAGTTATTCCGACACTGGCTAACTATACAGAATTGGATGATATTGTAGAGTTCGTTGGCCGTGTGTTCTCCAACATCAATCAGATTTCCCTTATGGGGCTGGAATCTATCGGTTGGGCACGAAAGAACTGGTCAACAATCTTCATTGAGCACAGCAGTTATAGTGAGAAAATAATCTCCGCCATAGACGCTGCGCACAGGTCAGGTATACCTCTAACAATTTTTAATTATCCTTTGTGTCATCTTCCCGAAAGAGCTTGGGAGCTTGCTGCTCAGTCGATCTCTGATTGGAAAAATTACTATCCTAAAGAATGTGATGAATGCACTCAGAAGTCTTCCTGTACTGGTTATTTCAGTTCCTCAACAGGCCGTTTTCATCAACCACCGAGACCAATTTTATGA
- the hxsD gene encoding His-Xaa-Ser system protein HxsD has translation MCERTFEKELYSEWVIRNSLYWMTPLTRWKLLEELSSWTISFENDSPECLYEFERLLNDYALREKLQHKTGALRDSIVHKVLRSVDERLS, from the coding sequence ATGTGCGAAAGGACGTTTGAAAAAGAACTTTATTCTGAGTGGGTTATACGCAATAGCCTATACTGGATGACTCCACTTACTCGATGGAAACTCCTTGAGGAGTTGTCCTCTTGGACGATCTCTTTTGAAAACGATAGTCCCGAATGCCTCTATGAATTCGAGAGACTGCTGAATGATTACGCTTTGCGAGAAAAGCTACAGCATAAAACAGGGGCGTTGAGAGATTCTATTGTCCATAAAGTGCTTCGCAGCGTAGATGAAAGGCTTTCGTAA
- a CDS encoding IS110 family transposase — MFPVGIDVSKNTLDLCMLYDGIKGRIKTRNIQNNRHSVENILRWLRLQHCSPEDVHVVMEATGVYHERLATELHDAGFRVSLANPHRSREFARGMGIMTKTDKVDAYMLACYAFLKKPHRWEPPAPEIRYLGALLRRRDVLLGDALREENRLEKYLSTDTPADIISSCRRMAQLLREEVSNIERQIKAHIKASPALRRDYTLLTSIKSVGPQLGMHMLVVLRSHNFVSAEQAAAFLGVVPIEKRSGTSVRRRPRMSKIGPPQLRAKLYMSALCGKIYNKRMRNIYDEMCLRGKPKMVAIGALMRKLVHWCYGVLKTGTVFNDEDLKPVLST; from the coding sequence ATGTTTCCAGTCGGCATTGACGTAAGTAAAAACACCCTGGATCTTTGCATGCTTTATGACGGTATCAAAGGACGCATAAAAACCCGTAACATCCAGAATAACAGACATTCAGTTGAAAATATTCTTCGCTGGCTCAGGCTTCAACATTGCAGTCCGGAAGATGTTCATGTGGTAATGGAAGCTACCGGTGTTTATCACGAACGGCTGGCCACTGAATTACATGATGCCGGTTTCCGGGTTTCTCTGGCCAACCCTCACCGTAGTCGGGAGTTTGCGCGTGGCATGGGAATCATGACAAAAACGGATAAGGTGGATGCGTATATGCTGGCCTGTTACGCATTCCTTAAGAAGCCACACCGCTGGGAGCCGCCGGCACCCGAAATCAGATATCTCGGTGCACTCCTGCGACGGCGGGATGTTCTGCTGGGTGATGCCCTGCGTGAGGAGAACAGGCTGGAAAAATACCTGTCGACAGACACACCTGCAGATATTATCAGTTCCTGCAGGCGTATGGCGCAGCTTCTGCGCGAGGAGGTAAGTAATATCGAGCGGCAGATAAAAGCACATATCAAAGCCAGCCCTGCACTGAGGCGTGATTATACACTGCTGACCTCAATTAAATCGGTTGGTCCCCAGCTGGGGATGCATATGCTGGTCGTGCTTCGCAGCCATAACTTTGTATCGGCTGAGCAGGCTGCCGCCTTTCTGGGCGTGGTGCCGATCGAGAAACGCTCAGGCACATCGGTCCGGCGCCGGCCGCGGATGTCGAAAATCGGCCCCCCTCAGTTGAGAGCGAAGCTTTACATGTCCGCCCTGTGCGGAAAAATCTACAATAAGCGAATGCGTAATATTTACGATGAGATGTGCCTGCGGGGTAAACCTAAAATGGTGGCCATTGGCGCGCTGATGCGGAAACTGGTGCACTGGTGTTATGGCGTCCTGAAGACCGGAACCGTTTTTAATGACGAAGACCTGAAACCGGTACTGTCAACCTGA
- a CDS encoding zinc metalloprotease HtpX has protein sequence MTRHHPSDPRTVLLQHRWLNRLQTGLLVLTLVGIAAAAGRLPFGEGCLWLALFAVAGALLLDPVAASALSLRLYRVRTLHPQQAHEMWALLRELPARAGLPATPVPHYVPSAVVNAFATGSKQEASIALTDGLLRSLSPRELAGVFAHEVAYIANEDLRVMGLADSVSRLTCLLALMGQIAILLSLPALLVGAAEVYWPGLLLLAASPQLALLAQLGLSRVREFDADHLAAELTGDPQGLASALAKIERVSRSWRAWLWPGWGNPEPSCLRTRPATQERIARLLTLAPWPASALPLRAPHFLPESALATRPPRWRPSGLWR, from the coding sequence ATGACCCGTCATCATCCGAGTGATCCGCGCACTGTGCTCTTGCAACACCGCTGGCTCAACCGCCTGCAGACCGGGCTGTTGGTCCTGACCCTGGTCGGGATCGCAGCCGCAGCAGGGAGACTGCCATTTGGGGAAGGCTGCCTGTGGCTCGCGCTGTTTGCCGTTGCAGGTGCGTTGCTGCTGGACCCGGTAGCCGCGTCGGCGCTGAGCTTGCGCCTGTACCGCGTACGGACCTTGCACCCGCAACAAGCCCACGAGATGTGGGCCCTGTTGCGCGAGCTGCCCGCCCGTGCCGGTTTGCCCGCCACGCCGGTGCCGCACTATGTGCCCAGTGCCGTCGTCAACGCCTTCGCCACCGGATCGAAGCAGGAGGCATCGATCGCCCTCACCGATGGCCTGCTGCGCAGCCTGAGCCCACGCGAGCTGGCGGGTGTGTTCGCGCACGAGGTCGCGTACATCGCTAATGAGGATCTGCGTGTCATGGGGCTGGCGGATTCCGTCAGTCGCCTCACGTGCCTACTGGCCCTTATGGGACAGATCGCGATCCTGCTCAGCCTGCCCGCGCTGCTGGTTGGCGCGGCGGAGGTCTATTGGCCTGGTCTATTGTTATTGGCCGCATCGCCCCAACTGGCCCTGCTCGCACAGCTCGGCTTGTCTCGCGTGCGTGAGTTCGACGCTGACCACCTTGCGGCGGAACTGACTGGCGACCCGCAGGGGCTGGCGTCCGCGCTGGCGAAAATCGAGCGGGTCAGCCGCTCCTGGCGTGCCTGGCTATGGCCGGGATGGGGCAATCCCGAGCCCTCCTGCTTGCGCACGCGTCCGGCAACGCAAGAGCGCATCGCACGCCTGCTGACGTTGGCGCCTTGGCCAGCATCAGCGTTGCCACTCCGCGCGCCCCATTTTTTGCCGGAATCCGCTTTGGCGACGCGCCCACCGCGCTGGCGCCCGAGCGGGCTGTGGCGCTGA
- a CDS encoding S1C family serine protease, translated as MAYLDPYQRPAPDRFVRRWLFITACIAALMLLWQFLPAIEAWFSPREAAERTVMARGDLAADEKTTIELFEKSRASVVYITTAQLVRDVWTRNVFSVPRGTGSGFIWDDAGHVVTNFHVIQGASEATVKLADGRDYQAALVGTSPAHDIAVLKIGVGFKRPPAVPVGTSADLKVGQKVFAIGNPFGLDWTLTTGIVSALDRSLPGEAGGPAIDHLIQTDAAINPGNSGGPLLDSAGRLIGINTAIYSPSGASAGIGFAVPVDTVMRVVPQLIKTGKYIRPALGIEVDEQLNTRLQALTGSKGVFVLRVTPGSAAHRAGLVGVEVTAGGIVPGDRVISIDGIAVDDVTTLQARLDDKNVGDVVVLLVERAGKTREMLVELQPGV; from the coding sequence ATGGCCTATCTCGACCCGTACCAACGCCCCGCGCCGGACCGCTTCGTCCGGCGCTGGCTCTTCATCACCGCCTGTATTGCCGCGCTCATGCTGCTGTGGCAGTTTCTGCCCGCCATCGAGGCCTGGTTCAGTCCGCGCGAGGCAGCAGAACGCACCGTGATGGCGCGTGGCGATCTGGCGGCGGACGAGAAAACCACCATCGAACTGTTCGAAAAATCACGCGCCTCGGTGGTCTACATCACCACCGCGCAATTAGTACGCGATGTCTGGACGCGCAACGTGTTCTCCGTGCCGCGCGGCACTGGCTCGGGCTTCATCTGGGACGACGCCGGCCACGTCGTCACCAACTTCCACGTCATCCAGGGCGCGTCCGAAGCCACCGTCAAACTGGCCGACGGCCGCGACTACCAGGCCGCGCTGGTGGGGACGAGCCCCGCGCACGACATCGCCGTGCTCAAGATCGGCGTCGGTTTCAAGCGCCCGCCGGCCGTGCCGGTCGGCACCAGTGCCGACCTCAAGGTGGGTCAGAAGGTGTTTGCTATCGGCAACCCCTTCGGCCTGGACTGGACGCTCACCACTGGTATCGTCTCCGCGCTCGACCGCTCGTTGCCGGGAGAAGCGGGCGGCCCGGCCATCGATCACCTGATCCAGACCGACGCCGCCATCAACCCCGGCAATTCCGGTGGCCCGCTGCTCGATTCGGCTGGGCGGCTGATCGGCATCAATACCGCCATCTACAGTCCGTCTGGCGCCTCGGCCGGCATAGGCTTTGCGGTGCCGGTCGATACCGTCATGCGCGTGGTGCCGCAACTCATAAAGACCGGCAAGTACATCCGTCCGGCGCTGGGCATCGAGGTGGATGAGCAGCTCAACACGCGTCTGCAGGCGCTGACCGGCAGTAAGGGCGTATTCGTATTGCGCGTGACGCCGGGCTCGGCGGCGCACAGGGCCGGGCTCGTCGGCGTCGAGGTCACCGCAGGCGGCATCGTGCCCGGCGATCGCGTTATCAGCATCGACGGTATCGCCGTTGACGACGTCACCACATTACAGGCCCGGCTAGACGACAAGAACGTTGGAGATGTTGTGGTCTTGTTAGTGGAGCGGGCCGGCAAGACTCGCGAGATGCTTGTGGAACTACAACCGGGAGTTTGA
- the kefB-GI gene encoding heat resistance system K+/H+ antiporter KefB-GI encodes MQGLLGTTLILLAACSLAAMATAAFRVPALLGYLSVGVVLGPSVIGVIAPGETLSFLSELGVALLLFMVGLEFSLGDFWLARRTVLMAGALQMIAVAPPLILLLMWLGQPGQSAALLGTAAAMSSTALVSRQLADQGELTTRHGRSAIAVLVFQDLASVPLLALLAIWARGESPKIEHVLLEVFGVLLLFAAAALVSRRLLHGLLGWVARRGHEESFVLVSLCVVVAAAAAAHAVGVSAALGAFLAGMVLGESDFRHHMESHLRPFRDVLSGVFFVTIGLQLDAAQILSAPLAVLAWLVVLVPVKILLNTLALRATRLSALDAWRTGIALGHGGEFALLLLGTVLQQHLIPATVVQPMLVALVLSMALAPLLIRHHDVLARFLSRTGGVIQPPQAEEVEIAAQTTRYRDHVIVCGAGELGLTVSEILRHAGVAHLLLEADAQKVEAARAAGAPVFHGDASRPDTLLAAGLTHAHLVVLTFAHAQQALRIAQAIAERRPALTLWVSCRSTTAADAFRAMPNVRVYQQSFAAAIGLAEQVMSTLGMSTELIEGHISAMRRRLDSSRFPGSS; translated from the coding sequence ATGCAGGGCTTGCTCGGCACTACGCTAATCCTGCTGGCGGCTTGCAGCCTGGCGGCGATGGCCACGGCGGCGTTCAGAGTGCCCGCCTTGCTGGGGTATCTCTCTGTCGGCGTTGTACTGGGCCCCTCAGTCATCGGCGTGATCGCGCCGGGGGAGACGCTGAGCTTTCTGTCCGAGCTGGGCGTGGCGCTGCTGTTGTTCATGGTCGGACTGGAATTCTCCCTCGGAGACTTCTGGCTCGCCCGCAGGACGGTGCTGATGGCGGGCGCTCTGCAGATGATCGCCGTGGCCCCGCCGCTGATCCTGCTATTGATGTGGCTGGGGCAGCCCGGCCAGAGCGCCGCGCTGCTCGGCACTGCGGCGGCCATGTCGTCCACGGCGCTGGTCAGCCGACAACTGGCCGACCAAGGCGAGCTCACCACCCGCCACGGACGCAGTGCCATCGCCGTGCTGGTCTTTCAGGACCTGGCCAGCGTGCCCCTGCTGGCCTTGCTGGCGATCTGGGCGCGCGGCGAGTCGCCGAAGATCGAGCATGTGCTGCTTGAAGTATTCGGTGTGCTGCTGCTGTTCGCGGCAGCGGCCCTCGTCTCGCGCCGTCTGTTGCATGGCCTGCTGGGCTGGGTGGCGCGGCGGGGCCACGAGGAATCGTTCGTGCTCGTCTCCTTGTGCGTGGTGGTGGCTGCCGCCGCTGCTGCGCACGCGGTCGGCGTATCCGCCGCCCTGGGGGCCTTCCTCGCCGGGATGGTGCTGGGCGAGAGCGACTTCCGGCACCACATGGAAAGCCACCTCAGGCCGTTTCGCGATGTGTTGTCGGGCGTGTTCTTCGTGACCATCGGCCTGCAACTGGACGCAGCACAGATTCTTTCGGCACCGCTGGCGGTGCTGGCGTGGCTGGTGGTGCTGGTACCGGTCAAGATCCTGCTCAATACGCTGGCCTTGCGGGCGACGCGCCTGTCCGCCCTCGATGCCTGGCGCACGGGCATAGCGTTGGGGCACGGCGGCGAGTTCGCCCTGCTGTTGTTGGGCACGGTCTTGCAGCAGCATCTGATCCCCGCGACCGTCGTCCAACCCATGCTGGTCGCGCTGGTGCTCAGCATGGCCCTGGCACCGCTACTGATCCGCCATCACGATGTACTTGCCCGGTTCTTGAGCCGCACCGGCGGCGTCATTCAGCCACCCCAGGCTGAAGAAGTCGAGATCGCCGCGCAGACGACGCGATATCGAGACCATGTCATCGTTTGCGGCGCGGGCGAGCTTGGCCTGACAGTCAGCGAGATTCTTCGCCACGCCGGCGTGGCGCATCTGCTGCTGGAGGCGGACGCGCAGAAGGTAGAGGCCGCGCGTGCCGCCGGCGCGCCGGTGTTCCATGGCGATGCCAGTCGGCCCGATACCTTGCTGGCTGCCGGCTTGACGCATGCGCACTTGGTGGTGCTAACGTTCGCCCATGCCCAGCAAGCGTTGCGCATCGCCCAGGCGATTGCCGAGCGCCGTCCGGCGCTAACCTTGTGGGTGTCATGCAGAAGTACGACCGCGGCCGATGCATTTCGCGCCATGCCTAACGTGCGCGTGTATCAGCAATCCTTTGCCGCAGCTATTGGGCTGGCGGAACAGGTGATGTCGACGCTTGGCATGTCGACCGAGTTGATTGAAGGACACATCAGCGCAATGCGCCGCCGTCTCGACAGCAGCCGTTTTCCAGGGAGTTCATAG
- the hxsA gene encoding His-Xaa-Ser repeat protein HxsA encodes MKKFNFAALLPGFLALNNSVWASDSSTGASDLPGMTLNEHDLVIAPLNTEVPFYIAGHRSHSSHRSHSSHRSSSGGGYYGGSTPYYPKTYSSPSSSESSSSGTSSSSSSSSVRSLRSNDNNNSTTTNSVGTTEANRASNGLTSGTEKRKRLIMRVQFALLDKGYYNGNIDGIMGPSTRQSIKNYRIANGLPTPATETLDTQLLNSLNILAR; translated from the coding sequence ATGAAAAAATTTAATTTTGCTGCTCTACTTCCGGGATTTTTGGCGCTCAATAATTCTGTATGGGCAAGTGATTCATCCACCGGAGCAAGTGATTTGCCTGGTATGACCCTTAATGAACATGATTTAGTGATAGCCCCACTTAACACCGAAGTTCCATTCTACATTGCAGGGCATCGCAGTCATAGCTCCCATCGAAGCCATAGTTCTCACCGATCATCATCAGGTGGCGGGTACTATGGTGGCAGCACTCCTTATTATCCAAAAACATACAGCTCACCAAGCTCATCTGAGTCTTCAAGTTCAGGAACAAGTTCCTCATCGTCCTCTTCCTCTGTGCGTTCGCTTCGTTCTAACGACAATAACAACTCTACTACTACGAATTCTGTTGGAACTACAGAAGCTAACCGTGCAAGTAATGGGCTGACTTCTGGTACAGAGAAGCGTAAGCGCTTAATCATGCGGGTTCAATTCGCTTTGCTGGACAAAGGTTATTACAACGGGAATATTGACGGCATAATGGGGCCTTCCACAAGGCAGTCCATAAAAAATTATCGCATTGCGAACGGACTACCAACACCTGCAACTGAAACGCTGGATACTCAATTATTGAACTCGTTAAATATTTTGGCTCGTTAA
- the psiE-GI gene encoding heat resistance protein PsiE-GI: MKSKRLNPFQVLRDQLAIMSFYERFEQVVALVLSAVIAVIIMVSLFQLISIVFTLLVLDAFNPLDHKVFQSVFGMIMTLLIAMEFKHSIVRVALRRDSIIQVKTVVLIAVIALSRKFVILDSDASPAKISALAGATLALGATYWLLRKRGDRAAETSEHDPSSSE, translated from the coding sequence ATGAAATCAAAACGCCTTAACCCATTTCAGGTCTTGCGTGACCAATTGGCCATCATGAGTTTTTACGAGCGCTTCGAGCAGGTCGTCGCGCTCGTGCTGTCGGCGGTGATCGCCGTCATCATCATGGTGTCGCTGTTCCAGCTCATCTCCATCGTCTTCACGCTGCTGGTTCTCGATGCCTTCAATCCCCTGGACCACAAGGTATTCCAGAGCGTGTTCGGCATGATCATGACGCTCTTGATCGCGATGGAGTTCAAGCATTCCATCGTGCGCGTGGCGCTGCGTCGGGACAGCATCATCCAGGTTAAGACGGTGGTCCTGATCGCGGTGATCGCACTCTCCCGCAAGTTCGTGATCCTCGACTCCGACGCGAGCCCCGCAAAGATATCCGCGCTGGCAGGCGCCACGCTGGCTCTGGGTGCGACCTACTGGCTGCTGCGCAAGCGCGGCGACCGCGCCGCCGAGACCTCTGAGCATGACCCGTCATCATCCGAGTGA